Sequence from the Bacillus sp. es.036 genome:
ACTTGTTTTTTCTGCATGTAGCGTAAATAAAGTGCGGTAAAGAATGAGATAAAGAGAAAGAGCACAACCGCCAGTGCGGATCCTAATCCGACTGCCGTCGTTGACCCACCTGCGGAGCCGCCGAATGCGAGTCGATAAAAGTAAATCGCAAGCGTATCCGTCGAATGATAAGGTTCTCCTTGTGATCCTTGCATCGCATAGACAAGTTCAAATGCTTCGAACGACTGAATAAACGTCAGGACCGTCATAATCATGAACGAAGGAACCATTAACGGAAGGACGATTTTACGAATCATAGAAAGGCCGTCTGCGCCGTCGAGCTTGGCTGCTTCGAACAGTTCTTTTGGAATCGATTGAAGACCGGCTAGGAAAATCAGCACCCCGAATCCGATCCCATACCAGCAGTTAACGAGAATAATCGAAATAAGAGCTGTATCTGGATCACCAAGCCACGCTTTTTGGAGCTGTTCCAAACCGATTTTTTCAAGAATGACATTTAGCGCACCGTAGTTTGGATTTAAAATCAGCTTCCATAAAAATCCAACAACGATCACGGATAACAGCCGTGGCAGGAAGTAAGCAATTTTAAGAAACTCCGACCCTTTTACTTTTTTATAGATAATATAAGCAAGAATAAAAGCAAGACCGTTTTGGAAAATCATCTGTAGCACGAAATAAAGAATGTTGTGACCAAAAGCATTCCAGAAAAGTCCTGAAAACGGCTCAAGTGTAAAGAGATCCTTGAAATTCTTTAAGCCGACAAACTCTCCGCGCACAATCCCTTTCCAATCAAAAAAACTGTACGTTAATGCGGCAAATAGTGGATAAACAATAAACAGCCCGTAGATGAGAAGAGCAGGAATAGGAAAAAGGTGGATGGTCCACCTTTTCCAGTTCCTCTCCTTCTTAATTTTGACGACTGAATTTGAATTCGTAGCTGGTTTCATACTCTCCGCCCCTTATTTCTGTAGTGGCTCATACCATGACTGCGCGCTTTCCTGAACCGTCTTCGCTACTTCCTCCGGCGTGCGTTCACCAAGGTACATCCCTTGTAGCTCTGTTTCAATCGTCGCTTTTGTGGACGGATTTCCACCAGCAAAGTGAACAAGCATCATGTAAGGTGTTGACTGCTCTTCTGCTGCTTTTCCAAGCGCATTCACAAGCTCATCCTCTGACTCAATCCCTGGAATCGCGCTAATCATTTTAAATTCTTCTGTAAACATCGTGCCAAACTCTTCCGTGGTCATAAACTGAAGAAATTTCTTTGCGGCATCTTTATGCTCAGAACTCGCATTGATCGCATATGAGCCATCCACCCATGTTGTAATCGTCGGCTCTTTTCCAACAGCAGACGGAATTGGGAAGAAACCGAGTTCAAGGTCAGGATTCATTTCACGTAGCACTTCAATTTCCCAGCTTCCTAGCGGGAACATCGCTGCGTCACCTGTAAAGAACATCGTGCGAATATCTTCCATCCCAAGTCCTTCATAATTTTCAGGGAAAAACTGTTTTAGTTCATCCATTGCGT
This genomic interval carries:
- a CDS encoding carbohydrate ABC transporter permease, producing MKPATNSNSVVKIKKERNWKRWTIHLFPIPALLIYGLFIVYPLFAALTYSFFDWKGIVRGEFVGLKNFKDLFTLEPFSGLFWNAFGHNILYFVLQMIFQNGLAFILAYIIYKKVKGSEFLKIAYFLPRLLSVIVVGFLWKLILNPNYGALNVILEKIGLEQLQKAWLGDPDTALISIILVNCWYGIGFGVLIFLAGLQSIPKELFEAAKLDGADGLSMIRKIVLPLMVPSFMIMTVLTFIQSFEAFELVYAMQGSQGEPYHSTDTLAIYFYRLAFGGSAGGSTTAVGLGSALAVVLFLFISFFTALYLRYMQKKQVDM